One region of Armatimonadota bacterium genomic DNA includes:
- a CDS encoding ASCH domain-containing protein, with protein MFAINFYSEAYADMLRKGRKTATIRLGDKSDKYRSGQLVWITVGRKYGPRQRLFTAIIDSVTVKRASELTPREVEKESPELRHVEDVINLLSRIYDRPVTPEDLVTIVHFSRVME; from the coding sequence ATGTTTGCGATAAACTTCTATTCAGAAGCCTATGCGGATATGCTCAGGAAAGGTCGCAAAACGGCGACAATCCGGCTTGGAGACAAGAGCGACAAATATCGCTCTGGCCAGCTAGTTTGGATAACAGTTGGGCGCAAGTATGGCCCAAGGCAAAGGCTTTTCACTGCAATAATTGATAGCGTAACTGTCAAGCGAGCTTCTGAGCTAACCCCACGCGAGGTTGAAAAGGAAAGTCCCGAGCTTCGACATGTGGAAGATGTAATTAACCTCCTTAGTCGTATCTATGACCGCCCAGTTACCCCTGAGGATCTTGTTACAATTGTTCATTTTTCTCGCGTAATGGAATAA